One stretch of Natronobacterium texcoconense DNA includes these proteins:
- a CDS encoding ribosome biogenesis/translation initiation ATPase RLI, protein MTDPTDIQEQEYVAIIDQDEVTDEVRDIAVKYDPLNRSGREGFHVTDDGGLHIDDAVVMREHKLIEKKIPNDAIRIVPLPAETGQLVHQYGDNGFRLYELPMPEDEAVIGLLGRNGIGKSTALRVLAGEIIPNFGLEEDPDWDRAVDSFRGTTLQTHLEQLRNGDVTTATKRQRVEALVDEAAADETVRERLAACSNGTDGISDELDLTPLLDRRMGDLSGGERQRLEIATTLATDADLYLFDEPSSFLDVERRLSVARTIRDRITEMGAAAVVVEHDLATLDLLADGIYIAYGEPGDFGVVSQRLGSREGINQFLEGQLQQENVQIRKKSISFPGPRERSIPKKEGVLEYPDLEVGFEEFSLSVEGGTAHEGESIGIVGANALGKTTFAKLLAGGIEPDVGTVPDHATVSYKPQYIAPDGDETVRERFVKVADVRSQAFETQVSKPFDLETLFDRPLSALSGGELQRVAVALCLAREADMYLLDEPSAFLDVNRRVAVADQLRRFARKRDRPLLVIDHDLFLLNRVSDRLVVFDGESGTYGEATAPQPMREGMNDFLSSLGVTFRRDERTGRPRVNKPGSQLDRKQKRSGEYYYTG, encoded by the coding sequence ATGACAGACCCGACCGACATCCAGGAGCAAGAGTACGTCGCGATCATCGATCAGGACGAAGTCACCGACGAAGTCAGAGACATCGCGGTCAAGTACGATCCGCTCAACCGATCGGGGCGCGAGGGGTTTCACGTTACCGATGACGGGGGGTTACATATCGACGACGCCGTCGTCATGCGCGAGCACAAGCTGATCGAGAAGAAGATTCCCAACGACGCGATCCGGATCGTGCCGCTTCCGGCCGAAACCGGCCAGCTCGTCCACCAGTACGGCGATAACGGCTTCCGGCTCTACGAGCTGCCGATGCCCGAGGACGAGGCCGTGATCGGCCTGCTCGGGCGCAACGGGATCGGGAAGAGTACGGCACTTCGGGTCCTCGCCGGGGAGATAATTCCGAACTTCGGACTCGAGGAAGATCCCGACTGGGATCGGGCGGTCGACTCCTTTCGCGGAACGACGCTCCAGACGCACCTCGAGCAGCTTCGTAACGGAGACGTGACGACGGCGACAAAACGGCAGCGAGTGGAGGCGCTCGTGGACGAGGCGGCCGCAGACGAGACGGTTCGGGAGCGGCTGGCCGCGTGCTCGAACGGAACTGACGGAATTTCGGACGAACTCGATTTGACGCCGCTTCTCGACCGGCGGATGGGGGATCTCTCGGGTGGCGAGCGCCAACGTCTCGAGATTGCGACTACGCTGGCGACCGACGCCGACCTCTACCTGTTCGACGAACCCTCGTCGTTTCTGGATGTCGAACGACGACTGAGCGTCGCCCGGACGATCCGTGACCGGATCACCGAGATGGGGGCCGCAGCGGTCGTCGTCGAACACGATCTCGCGACACTCGACCTCCTCGCTGACGGGATCTACATTGCCTACGGGGAGCCGGGTGATTTCGGCGTCGTCTCCCAGCGTCTCGGGTCCCGCGAAGGTATCAACCAATTCCTCGAGGGTCAGCTCCAGCAGGAAAACGTACAGATCAGGAAGAAATCGATCTCGTTTCCGGGGCCACGGGAGCGGTCAATCCCCAAGAAGGAGGGAGTCCTCGAGTATCCGGACCTCGAGGTTGGCTTCGAAGAGTTCTCGCTGTCCGTCGAGGGCGGCACTGCCCACGAGGGCGAGTCGATCGGGATCGTCGGAGCGAACGCCCTCGGGAAGACGACGTTTGCGAAACTGCTCGCTGGGGGCATCGAACCCGACGTTGGGACCGTCCCCGATCATGCGACCGTCTCGTACAAACCGCAGTACATCGCTCCGGACGGCGACGAGACGGTCCGGGAACGGTTCGTGAAGGTTGCCGACGTCCGTTCGCAGGCGTTCGAGACGCAGGTCTCGAAGCCGTTCGATCTCGAGACGCTGTTCGATCGTCCGCTCTCTGCGCTCTCCGGTGGCGAACTCCAGCGGGTCGCAGTAGCGCTGTGTCTCGCCCGTGAGGCGGATATGTACCTCCTGGACGAGCCGTCGGCGTTTCTCGACGTCAACCGTCGTGTCGCAGTTGCCGACCAGCTTCGTCGGTTCGCCCGAAAGCGTGACCGGCCGCTGCTCGTGATCGACCACGACCTCTTCTTGCTCAATCGCGTCTCGGATCGACTGGTGGTCTTCGACGGCGAATCCGGGACGTACGGGGAGGCAACCGCACCACAGCCCATGCGTGAGGGGATGAACGACTTCCTCTCTTCGCTCGGCGTGACATTCCGCCGGGACGAGCGAACTGGCCGACCTCGAGTCAACAAACCCGGGAGCCAGCTCGACCGAAAACAGAAACGCTCCGGGGAGTACTACTACACGGGGTGA
- a CDS encoding helix-turn-helix domain-containing protein, whose translation MPYIELTITMPTDAWLGRLSREYPDLRFRVLAATVTDGVGAVRLEIIGSNAQAVCDKLETLESVPTHTVQESAHHRRRVQLETTTPHVLGAIQSAGVPLSMPFEISDSRMTLETTLPQDQLSDLVDSFDASDIQYRLHRIQPEADSDSLLTDRQRWILHEAIDRGYYDTPRRITLVELAEELDIAKSTCSETLHRVEERVLKQFVTGDCEHQPDICIRAD comes from the coding sequence ATGCCTTACATCGAACTCACCATCACGATGCCGACGGACGCGTGGCTCGGTCGACTATCCCGCGAGTACCCCGACCTCCGGTTCCGAGTCCTCGCAGCGACCGTAACTGACGGGGTTGGTGCCGTCCGTCTCGAGATAATCGGTTCCAACGCGCAGGCAGTCTGTGACAAACTGGAGACACTCGAGTCGGTACCGACACATACTGTCCAGGAGTCGGCCCATCACCGTCGACGCGTCCAGCTCGAAACGACGACACCACACGTGTTGGGTGCAATCCAGTCAGCCGGGGTCCCGCTAAGTATGCCGTTCGAAATCAGTGATAGCCGGATGACCCTCGAGACGACGCTGCCACAGGACCAATTGTCGGACCTCGTCGATAGTTTTGATGCGTCCGATATCCAATATAGGCTCCACCGAATCCAGCCAGAGGCCGACTCCGATTCCCTGTTGACGGACAGACAGCGGTGGATCCTGCACGAAGCGATCGACCGGGGCTACTACGACACCCCGCGGCGCATTACATTAGTCGAACTCGCCGAAGAACTCGATATCGCGAAATCGACGTGCAGCGAAACCCTCCACCGCGTCGAAGAACGGGTGCTTAAGCAGTTCGTCACCGGCGACTGCGAACACCAGCCGGATATCTGTATTCGCGCCGATTGA
- a CDS encoding CbaC protein: MRISKAALLILVAFIVPIVVELRTVLAWFHVELTVLESIVLAVAMIAAVLLWAVWPENGAEPNSG; this comes from the coding sequence TTGCGAATCTCGAAAGCCGCGTTGCTCATACTCGTGGCTTTCATCGTCCCCATCGTGGTCGAACTCCGGACGGTACTGGCGTGGTTCCACGTCGAACTGACCGTCCTCGAGTCGATCGTACTCGCCGTTGCGATGATCGCCGCTGTCCTTCTCTGGGCAGTCTGGCCAGAGAACGGCGCCGAGCCGAACTCGGGATAG
- a CDS encoding cation transporter yields the protein MSMSNTVRIRVRDAMFDCESCANTIEHVLEATYGVEQIDVDESTERVEIDYDPDIVAPTELEMTFEAWGYTPRP from the coding sequence ATGTCCATGAGCAACACGGTTCGTATTCGAGTACGGGACGCGATGTTCGACTGTGAATCGTGTGCGAACACGATCGAACACGTACTGGAGGCGACTTACGGCGTCGAACAGATCGACGTCGACGAATCGACCGAACGGGTCGAAATCGATTACGATCCCGATATCGTAGCCCCGACCGAACTCGAGATGACGTTCGAGGCGTGGGGATACACGCCCCGACCGTGA
- a CDS encoding multicopper oxidase domain-containing protein yields the protein MPERTKRSGKSVSRRQLLLASGVASVSALAGCTTDENPSNTHETPSETEAKPATVASHSSPDLEKWIDEVPRPGVVEPTGTKNGQPYYEIEMQEFEQELHSDLSPTTVWGYEGHTPGPTIEAEQGEPIYVRWKNDLPDEHLLPVDTTVHPEMIPYDIDGVRTVTHLHGGNIESESDGKAMGWFTRDFEKTGPVFEKKDYYYVNDQPPATLWYHDHAIGITRLNVYAGLAGFYLLRSDHERQLDLPDGEYDVPLAIQDRSLNEDGSLFYPSAVSEERGRGHDSHPDPSIVPEFYGDVPVVNGKAWPRLSVEPRKYRFRLLNGSNSRYYNLELVEYDEESSEVGDDGPSFVQVGNDGGLLSEPVEFDDRLEIGPGKRADIVVDFSDYAGETLLLHNDAPTPYRGTRTDDHMKPLPEIMLVDVEGTNEDADTDPTQLPDELTTVPEIPVESVDTHRHLTLAMDTDEHGRMKHRLGTKDQPEGYNLEDPVTEEPTLGETEIWSIANNTSMSHPMHLHLVHFQVLGREPLSDYDSSEDGVDPSELESPEPYDLGWNDVVSVDPGEVVHIVVHFGEYEGVFNDQTGEYMWHCHMVEHEDYDMMRPYRVLPADGSDGDEQAVPDDGTEEHSETEPDDE from the coding sequence ATGCCTGAACGCACGAAGAGGTCCGGGAAGTCAGTCTCACGACGACAACTCCTTCTGGCCTCAGGTGTAGCGAGTGTCTCGGCCCTCGCGGGCTGTACGACGGACGAGAATCCATCTAACACGCACGAAACACCATCGGAGACCGAAGCGAAGCCGGCAACTGTTGCATCTCACTCGTCACCAGACCTCGAGAAGTGGATCGACGAAGTACCACGCCCGGGAGTCGTAGAGCCGACGGGAACGAAGAACGGACAGCCGTACTACGAGATCGAAATGCAGGAGTTCGAGCAGGAACTGCACAGCGACCTGTCGCCGACGACTGTCTGGGGATACGAAGGTCACACCCCTGGCCCGACGATCGAAGCCGAACAGGGAGAGCCAATCTACGTGCGCTGGAAGAACGACCTGCCCGACGAGCATCTTCTGCCCGTCGATACGACGGTCCACCCGGAGATGATCCCCTACGATATCGACGGCGTTCGAACCGTCACACATCTCCACGGCGGGAACATCGAGTCCGAAAGTGACGGGAAGGCCATGGGCTGGTTTACCCGGGACTTCGAGAAGACGGGCCCCGTCTTCGAGAAGAAAGATTACTACTACGTCAACGACCAGCCGCCGGCGACCCTGTGGTACCACGACCACGCGATCGGCATCACGCGGCTGAACGTCTACGCTGGTCTCGCGGGCTTTTATTTGCTCCGGAGCGATCACGAGCGACAACTCGACCTCCCCGATGGCGAGTACGACGTCCCCCTTGCTATCCAGGACCGGAGCCTCAACGAGGACGGCTCGCTGTTCTATCCGTCGGCCGTCTCGGAAGAGCGAGGACGCGGACACGATTCACACCCTGATCCGAGCATCGTCCCGGAATTCTATGGGGATGTCCCCGTCGTCAACGGAAAAGCCTGGCCGCGGCTCTCGGTCGAACCACGAAAGTACCGTTTCCGGCTCCTCAACGGCTCGAACAGTCGCTACTACAACCTCGAACTCGTCGAGTACGACGAAGAATCGAGTGAGGTCGGCGACGACGGCCCGTCGTTCGTCCAGGTCGGCAACGACGGCGGTCTCCTCTCCGAGCCGGTCGAGTTCGACGATCGTCTCGAGATCGGACCGGGAAAGCGAGCCGACATCGTCGTCGATTTCAGCGACTACGCGGGGGAGACGCTGTTACTCCACAACGACGCACCGACGCCGTACCGTGGGACGCGGACAGACGACCACATGAAGCCGCTACCCGAGATCATGCTCGTCGACGTCGAGGGGACCAACGAGGACGCCGATACAGACCCAACACAACTCCCGGACGAATTGACGACGGTTCCCGAGATTCCCGTCGAGTCGGTAGACACTCACAGACACCTCACGCTCGCCATGGACACCGACGAGCACGGACGGATGAAACACCGTCTCGGAACGAAAGACCAACCGGAGGGATACAATCTGGAGGATCCTGTGACCGAGGAACCTACGCTCGGGGAGACTGAGATCTGGAGCATCGCCAACAACACGTCGATGTCTCACCCGATGCACCTCCACCTCGTCCACTTCCAAGTGCTGGGTCGAGAGCCGCTCTCCGACTACGACTCCTCGGAGGACGGCGTCGATCCGTCCGAACTCGAGTCGCCCGAACCGTACGATCTGGGCTGGAACGACGTGGTGTCCGTCGATCCCGGCGAAGTTGTCCACATCGTCGTTCACTTCGGGGAATACGAGGGCGTGTTCAACGACCAGACGGGCGAGTACATGTGGCACTGCCACATGGTCGAACACGAGGACTATGACATGATGCGCCCCTACCGGGTGCTGCCGGCCGACGGTTCCGATGGTGATGAGCAGGCTGTGCCCGACGACGGAACGGAGGAACACAGCGAAACAGAACCCGACGACGAGTAA
- a CDS encoding acetolactate synthase large subunit, producing the protein MSDQRLDNGPTGANDRRSDVANGDDYHRSDETDMYDDHRSDDATNDDRHSEGERSAAQLLAACLEREGVDHVFGLPGEEMEELLFALEESDVTFVPTRHEQGAAFMADVHGRLTGEPGVCLATLGPGATNLLTGVADAHLDKSPLVAITAQGALERLHRESHQAIDVVDTFEPVTKWNAQLTDPDVVHEAVRKAFKTAAHEKPGATHLELPEDIASRETSADPLPVRDRVHPTPPDPLSVDRLLTELEAASRPVVIAGNGAIRTGAATAVRSFVDETGIPVVSTYMGKGVVSDESPRSLLTLDSGPDGEALEAIHRTDLVLSVGFDIAEHDPADWELGETTLVHLDTEPAEVSAVYDPELEVVANIAWTLREVTDRCRADGLPFETEWYEPLRASIVDDVDRTPAAEEPFTVRGVLPVLREVMDPSDVLVSDVGSHKMDIARAFPTYEPNTVVISNGLASMGIAVPGALAADLAVDENIVTVTGDGGFLMNAAEIETATRLDAEFTTVVFTDDDYGLISSKQRAHTGESVGTELTNPDFVAFAESFGIDGYRPTTREGLRKVLEDAVGDGMSLIEVPLT; encoded by the coding sequence ATGAGCGACCAGCGACTCGACAACGGCCCTACCGGGGCCAACGATCGACGATCCGACGTAGCGAACGGAGACGACTACCACCGATCCGACGAAACCGACATGTACGACGACCATCGATCCGACGACGCTACGAACGACGACCGTCACTCCGAGGGCGAGAGAAGCGCCGCCCAGCTCTTGGCGGCCTGCCTCGAGCGGGAGGGTGTCGACCACGTCTTCGGGCTCCCCGGCGAGGAGATGGAGGAACTGCTGTTCGCCCTCGAGGAGTCCGACGTCACGTTCGTCCCGACTCGCCACGAGCAGGGGGCGGCGTTCATGGCTGACGTGCATGGGCGACTGACGGGCGAGCCGGGAGTCTGTCTCGCTACCCTCGGCCCGGGGGCGACGAACCTGCTGACAGGCGTTGCCGACGCCCACCTCGACAAGAGCCCGCTAGTGGCGATCACCGCACAGGGGGCACTCGAGCGACTACATCGAGAGAGTCATCAGGCGATCGACGTCGTCGATACGTTCGAGCCAGTTACGAAATGGAATGCACAGTTGACCGACCCCGACGTCGTCCACGAGGCCGTCCGCAAAGCGTTCAAGACGGCGGCCCACGAGAAGCCCGGTGCGACCCACCTCGAACTACCGGAGGACATCGCCTCGCGGGAAACGTCTGCCGACCCGTTGCCCGTCCGGGATCGCGTCCACCCAACGCCGCCGGATCCCCTGTCGGTCGATCGGTTGCTGACCGAACTCGAGGCGGCGAGTCGCCCAGTCGTGATCGCAGGCAACGGAGCCATCAGAACGGGGGCGGCAACCGCCGTGCGATCGTTCGTCGACGAGACCGGAATTCCGGTCGTCTCAACGTACATGGGTAAAGGGGTCGTCTCCGACGAGTCGCCCCGATCACTGCTGACGCTAGACTCGGGTCCAGACGGCGAAGCACTCGAGGCAATCCACCGTACGGATCTTGTCCTCTCGGTCGGGTTCGATATCGCGGAGCACGACCCGGCCGACTGGGAACTGGGTGAGACGACGCTCGTCCACCTCGACACCGAGCCCGCGGAAGTCTCGGCCGTGTACGATCCCGAACTCGAGGTCGTCGCGAACATCGCCTGGACGCTCCGGGAGGTAACCGACCGCTGTCGGGCCGACGGGCTCCCATTCGAGACGGAGTGGTACGAGCCGCTACGGGCGTCAATCGTCGACGACGTCGACCGAACACCGGCCGCCGAGGAACCGTTTACCGTGCGCGGCGTACTCCCGGTCCTCAGGGAGGTGATGGATCCATCGGATGTCCTCGTCTCGGACGTCGGAAGTCATAAGATGGACATTGCCCGTGCGTTCCCGACGTACGAGCCGAATACCGTCGTGATCTCGAACGGTCTGGCGTCGATGGGGATCGCAGTTCCGGGGGCGCTGGCCGCCGATCTCGCCGTCGACGAAAACATCGTGACGGTGACTGGTGACGGCGGTTTCCTGATGAACGCCGCAGAGATCGAGACCGCGACACGACTGGACGCTGAATTCACGACCGTCGTCTTCACCGACGACGACTACGGCCTCATCTCGAGCAAACAGCGAGCCCATACTGGCGAATCGGTCGGCACCGAACTGACGAACCCCGACTTCGTCGCGTTCGCCGAGAGCTTCGGTATCGACGGCTACCGACCGACGACACGAGAGGGACTCCGCAAGGTACTCGAGGACGCCGTCGGAGACGGGATGTCCCTAATCGAAGTCCCGCTCACGTAG
- a CDS encoding RNA-guided endonuclease InsQ/TnpB family protein codes for MSEEYDGVIGVDFGIRWVATSVALPSRNTEFYGREIRRIRRHHHDLRTRLQEKGCYDTLQSVKAKEYRRVNDRLHKISRAIVEEAKERNALIVVGNLEGIQNQDLGAEMNRRLHSMPHHTLKNYIEYKATFAGIAVKSVNEYMTSQTCWRCGEQETTTRNGKGQHLCHECGLDDNADKNGATNIAKKGLGKDIVCPLSSLGAVCEPALEPSGADRASATVRLRADLETTASTKRAVRRAK; via the coding sequence ATCAGCGAGGAGTACGACGGAGTTATCGGCGTAGACTTCGGCATCAGGTGGGTGGCAACGTCGGTGGCGTTGCCGTCCCGTAACACCGAGTTCTACGGTAGAGAGATTCGCCGTATCCGCCGACACCATCACGACCTCCGCACTCGTCTGCAAGAGAAGGGGTGCTACGACACGCTCCAGTCGGTCAAGGCGAAGGAGTACCGCCGAGTGAACGACCGCCTCCACAAAATTTCTCGCGCTATCGTGGAAGAAGCCAAAGAGCGCAACGCGCTCATCGTGGTCGGGAACCTCGAAGGTATCCAGAATCAAGACCTCGGAGCGGAGATGAATCGTCGGCTCCACTCGATGCCACACCATACGCTCAAGAACTACATCGAGTATAAGGCGACGTTCGCGGGTATCGCGGTGAAGTCCGTGAACGAGTATATGACGAGCCAAACGTGTTGGCGGTGTGGGGAGCAGGAAACGACGACTCGGAACGGGAAGGGCCAACACCTGTGTCACGAGTGCGGATTGGACGACAACGCGGACAAGAACGGTGCGACGAACATCGCAAAGAAAGGACTGGGTAAGGACATCGTGTGCCCACTATCCAGTCTCGGCGCAGTCTGTGAACCTGCGCTCGAACCGAGCGGTGCTGACCGAGCCTCTGCAACAGTACGCTTGCGAGCCGACTTGGAAACCACTGCCTCAACAAAGCGAGCTGTCAGGCGAGCGAAGTAG
- a CDS encoding cupin domain-containing protein gives MPTIQSLSELESTPHANVFPTSEPKTIRLELEADEAVDRHSHPGRDIVFHLLEGEIELELDGDTHEVTAGDVARFDGDQDIAPRALEPSTALIVLAQQESA, from the coding sequence ATGCCAACGATTCAATCCCTCTCGGAACTGGAAAGCACCCCTCACGCGAACGTCTTCCCGACGTCGGAACCGAAGACGATCCGGCTGGAACTCGAGGCGGACGAAGCGGTCGATCGCCACTCGCATCCGGGACGTGACATCGTCTTCCACCTGCTTGAGGGCGAAATCGAACTGGAACTCGACGGCGACACCCACGAGGTCACTGCGGGCGACGTCGCCCGCTTCGATGGCGATCAGGACATCGCACCGCGTGCCCTCGAGCCGAGTACAGCACTCATCGTCTTGGCACAGCAGGAGTCAGCGTAG
- a CDS encoding DUF7091 family protein, translating to MPDRRRLERFLRSKLQEAGEQYEQLRESTDGQLEDAREAYEVAKNARGLPSDEEGRVRIVCRRYAEQRAAMLDDQYRPACYEAGHPDCEGCAEDVHEGRIETW from the coding sequence ATGCCGGATCGTCGTCGCCTCGAGCGGTTCCTTCGTTCGAAACTCCAGGAAGCAGGCGAGCAGTACGAACAGCTACGTGAGTCGACCGACGGCCAGCTCGAGGACGCACGCGAGGCCTACGAAGTGGCGAAAAACGCCCGCGGGTTGCCGTCGGACGAGGAGGGACGGGTCAGGATCGTCTGTCGGCGCTACGCCGAACAGCGGGCGGCGATGCTCGACGACCAGTACCGGCCGGCCTGTTACGAGGCGGGACACCCGGACTGTGAGGGGTGTGCGGAGGACGTCCACGAGGGTCGGATCGAGACCTGGTAA
- a CDS encoding NAD-dependent succinate-semialdehyde dehydrogenase, whose product MNAINPATGERVETYEIETADDVDNALKAANEAYEEWRIRPLRERERLLTEVAEELRENDRTYAEQITREMGKPISGALAEIEKCAWVCEHYAEHASAYLTPEGHPSPPGVDARTVYEPFGPLLAVMPWNYPFWQVFRFAVPALTAGNVVLLKHASSVPGCAMAIEDAFRQAGLPEGTFRTLLIDADLVDGILGDDRVRGVTLTGSGPAGRAVAATAGEQLKPSVLELGGSDPFVVLEDADVEAAAEVGTQARMQNAGQSCIAAKRFVVHTDVHDEFVNRFVAEVESLTVGDPMDAETDVGPLASEAFLTELHEQVERSLEAGAHAVTGGEPLDREGAYYPPTILTDVPEGCPVDAEETFGPVAAVYEVADEYEAIEKANDTRFGLGASIWTADRKRGRRLAHDLEAGCVSVNQLVKSDPRVPFGGIKESGYGRELAADGITEFVNRKTVWVE is encoded by the coding sequence ATGAACGCTATCAACCCTGCAACTGGCGAACGAGTGGAAACGTACGAAATAGAGACGGCCGATGACGTCGACAACGCCCTAAAGGCCGCGAATGAGGCCTACGAGGAGTGGCGAATACGACCGCTCCGGGAGCGCGAACGTCTCCTTACTGAAGTGGCCGAGGAACTACGTGAGAACGACCGTACGTATGCAGAACAGATCACCCGCGAGATGGGGAAGCCGATCTCGGGGGCGCTCGCAGAGATTGAGAAGTGTGCCTGGGTCTGTGAGCACTACGCCGAACACGCGAGTGCGTATCTCACACCTGAGGGCCATCCGAGTCCACCTGGAGTAGACGCTCGGACTGTCTACGAACCGTTCGGTCCGTTACTGGCCGTCATGCCGTGGAACTATCCGTTTTGGCAGGTATTCCGCTTTGCCGTGCCAGCACTCACGGCCGGCAACGTCGTCCTATTGAAACACGCTTCCAGCGTCCCCGGTTGTGCGATGGCCATCGAGGACGCATTCCGGCAGGCCGGCCTTCCGGAAGGCACCTTCCGCACACTGTTGATCGATGCCGACCTCGTCGACGGCATTCTTGGGGACGACCGGGTTCGGGGTGTCACCCTCACCGGCAGTGGTCCAGCGGGCCGGGCGGTCGCCGCGACCGCCGGCGAACAACTGAAACCGAGCGTACTCGAGTTAGGCGGCAGCGATCCCTTCGTCGTTCTCGAGGATGCTGACGTAGAAGCAGCCGCCGAAGTCGGCACGCAGGCACGAATGCAAAACGCCGGCCAGTCCTGTATCGCGGCCAAACGATTTGTCGTCCACACGGACGTCCACGACGAGTTTGTGAATCGATTCGTGGCCGAAGTCGAGTCCCTGACTGTCGGCGATCCCATGGATGCCGAGACCGACGTCGGTCCGCTGGCAAGCGAGGCGTTTCTGACGGAGTTGCACGAGCAGGTCGAACGGAGCCTCGAGGCGGGTGCACACGCGGTGACCGGCGGCGAACCGCTCGATCGGGAAGGTGCGTACTATCCGCCGACAATCCTCACAGACGTTCCCGAGGGCTGTCCGGTCGACGCTGAGGAGACGTTCGGCCCGGTGGCAGCAGTCTACGAGGTCGCCGACGAGTACGAGGCGATCGAGAAAGCCAACGACACCCGGTTCGGGCTCGGGGCCAGCATCTGGACCGCAGATCGCAAGCGTGGCCGTCGACTGGCTCACGACCTCGAGGCGGGCTGTGTCTCCGTCAACCAGCTGGTGAAGTCGGACCCCCGCGTTCCGTTCGGCGGGATCAAAGAGTCGGGCTACGGCCGCGAACTCGCGGCGGACGGGATCACGGAGTTCGTCAACCGAAAGACGGTCTGGGTGGAGTGA
- a CDS encoding metal-dependent transcriptional regulator, with protein sequence MATTHSSTDIGGGTPIPKSLNETEGRYLLSIYWLSSRNDTRVRTGELAAELGIEPGSVTEMVTKLSATDLVHHKKYDGVKTTAQGTAIAESLAWRQCVVVSFFDRVLGYEIDGQTAYRIGFSLPFEAIERLERQVDSPREDACHRIRPESGSCFVTACAE encoded by the coding sequence ATGGCCACAACACATTCGTCGACGGATATCGGTGGAGGAACTCCCATCCCCAAGTCGCTAAACGAGACCGAAGGCAGGTACTTGCTCTCCATTTACTGGCTCTCGAGTCGGAACGACACCCGCGTCCGAACCGGGGAACTCGCCGCCGAACTCGGTATCGAACCTGGAAGCGTCACCGAAATGGTGACGAAGCTGTCAGCGACCGATCTCGTCCACCACAAGAAGTACGACGGCGTCAAGACGACCGCTCAGGGTACGGCGATCGCCGAATCGCTCGCGTGGCGACAGTGCGTCGTCGTGTCGTTTTTCGATCGCGTCCTTGGGTACGAGATCGACGGTCAGACCGCCTACCGGATCGGGTTCAGTCTCCCATTCGAAGCAATCGAGAGGTTGGAACGGCAGGTCGATTCTCCGCGTGAGGACGCGTGTCATCGGATTCGGCCCGAGTCGGGGAGTTGTTTCGTCACCGCCTGTGCCGAGTGA